In Bradyrhizobium symbiodeficiens, the genomic stretch TCGCTGATCGGGCTTGCCGCCGTGACTCGATCTCCCTTGCGCATCACCCGCGCCGGCGTCGAGCATCTGCGCTCGATCCGCATGGGGTTCGAGCGGCTCGGCATCGTCTGCCGCGTCGAGGGCGACGACCTGATCGTGCCGTCGAACCAGACGCTGAAGATCCAGGACGATTTCGGCGGCCACGTGCCGAAGCTGGAGGATCAGCCCTGGCCCGCCTTCCCGGCAGATCTGATGTCGATCGCGATCGTCACCGCCACGCAATGCGAGGGCGTGATCCTGATGTTCGAGAAAATGTTCGAATCCAGGATGTTCTTCGTCGACAAGCTGATCGCGATGGGCGCGCGCATCGTGCTGTGCGACCCGCACCGCGCGATCATCGCAGGCCCCAGCCGCCTGCATGGCGCGACCATGACCTCGCCCGACATCCGCGCCGGCATGGCGATGCTGTTGGCCGCCGTGTGCGCCCAGGGCACGTCCACCATCAACAACGCCGACCAGATCGAACGCGGCTATGAACGCATCGAGGAACGGCTGAACGCACTGGGCGCGAAGATCAAGCGCGTGCCGGAGCGGAAGGGCTGAGGCATCTTCTCCCTTCTGCCTTACGGCAGAAAGTGATGCGAAGCGCCTAGTATCGTAGGGTGGGCAAAGCGAAGCGTGCCCACGCCTCTGTAGCAATATTGGAGAGATGGTGGGCACGGCGCAAGTGCGCCTTTGCCCACCCTACGAGACCGAGCTCGCGGATAGAGCACCTCACCCCTCGTTCTCACGGGCCATGTTTTCGTCGCGCGGCCGTGCTATTGACCCGCCATGCTCGACACCGTGCGACATCAATCGCAGCCGCAAGCCGGCGTGCCGCCAAATCATCTCGCCGAAGAGTTCGTCGAGACGCTGCGGCTGGCTGTGCCGATGATGCTGACCCAGCTCGGCCAGATCGCGATGATCACGACCGATCTGGCGATGATCGGTCATCTCGGCGAGAATGCAGTCGCCGCGGCGGCGCTGGCGCACACGGTCTATTTCGTCAGCTTCACCTTCGGGCTCGGGCTGGTGACCGCAGTATCGCCGCTGGCCGCACAGGCGTTTGGCGCGGGCGACGTCAAACGGCTTCGTCACGCCTTGCGCGTCGGCCTGTGGGTCTCGTTCCTGATCTCGCTGCCGATGATGGCTTCGCCACTCTACGGCGAAAGGATCCTGCTTGCGCTCGGCCAGGCACCGCAGTCGGCCGCGTTCGCCCAACGCTATCTGAACGGGCTGGCCTGGGGCATCGCGCCGGCACTCGGCTTCATCGCGCTGCGCAGCATGATGAGCGCAGTGAACCGGCCGCAGGCGCCGCTGTGGATCACGCTGGCGGCGATCCCGGTCAACGCCGTGCTGGTCTATGCCTTGATCCACGGCCTGTTCGGCCTGCCGGAGCTCGGCCTGTTCGGCGCGGGGCTTGCGACCACGATCGTCAACCTCGGCACCTTTCTCGCTGCGCTGGCCATCGCCGCATGGCGAAAGCCTTTTGCCGATTACCAGCCGCTTGCGCGGCTGTGGCGGATCGACTGGCCCCTGATGCGGCAGCTCATCGCGATCGGAGCACCGATCTCGTTCTCCCTTCTGCTGGAATACGGCTTGTTCTCGTCGGCCGCACTGCTGATGGGATTGATCTCGACGACGGCACTCGCCGCGCACCAGATCGCGCTCCAGGTCACGGCCGTGCTTTTCATGGTCCCGCTCGGCATCGGCATGGCCGCCACGGTGCGGGTCGGCCACGCATTCGGCCGCAACGACCAGGCCGCGGTGCGGCGTGCAGGCCTCGTCGCAACGCTGCTCGGGATCACGTTCGTTTCCGCGCTGACCGTCGCCATCATCTTCGGCCGCTACGAGCTCGGGCGGCTGTTTTTTGGCCGCGGCGAGACCGGTGCGGCAACGGTCGAGCTGACCGCGACGCTGCTGCTGGTTGGCGCCACTTTCTTCATTGCCGATGCGCTCCAGACCATCATGGGCGGGGCCCTGCGCGGCATCAATGACACCAGGATGACGCTGGTGTTCGCCGCGATCGGCTATTGGTGCGTCGGCTTTCCCATCGCCTGGTGGCTCGCTTTCCACGCCGATCTCGGCGCAGTCGGCGTCTGGATCGGACTGTCGATCGGCTCGTTCGTCTATGCCGGCTTGTTGATCTTGCGCTTCCGGATGCTGACGCGCAGAGTGGCGGCATGATCGGGACAGTCCACGAAGTCACGCCTGATGTCGATGCCGGCACGGTGCTGGCAGGTGCGCAGTTCATCGACGCGTTCCGTGTCGGGATTGGCGCAGCGGCTGTGAACGCGCGCGAGGCCTGCACGAGGATGGTGCTGCACGGGCCGCGCTGGATCGACGTGCTGATACGCCTGCGCAATATCCTGGTGAGTCCGTTCGGGCTGAAAACATCGGGCGAAGGCGCGCCGGCCCCGGGCGGGCTGATCGGCCTGTTTCCGGTGCTGAACGAGACGCCGGAGCGGCTGGTCGCCGGTTTTGACGATTCTCACCTCGATTTCCGCATCGTGGTCGATGTCGCGGGCACCGCGGCGGACCGCCAGGTGACCTCGACCACGCTGGTGCGGACGCATAATCTTCTGGGCCGTACCTACCTCGCCCTCATCATGCCCTTTCACAAGCTCGTCGTCCGCGCCATGATGCGGCGGATCGCGGAGCCGGCCGATGACCCTGTCAGTTGATCTTTTCTTCTCCTTCCGCAGCCCGTTCAGTTATCTGGCGCTGCCAAAGACGCTCAAGCTCGTCAAAGAGTATGATCTCGCGGTGAACCTGCGGCCGGTCTATCCGCTCGCGGTGCGCGTGCCCGGCTTCTTCAAGAAGGCCAATCCGCAATTCGCGCGATATGTCGTGCTGGACTCTCGCCGCGTCGCAGAGCACGAGGGCATTGCATTCCGGTTTCCCCGCCCCGATCCGATCGTGCAGGATATGACGACGCTCGATGTCGCGGCCGAGCAGCCCTACATCCACCGCCTCACCCGCCTCGGCGCCTTGGCGCAGCTCGAAGGACGCTCGCTCGCATTCACCGACGCGATCGCGCGCGTGCTGTGGGACGGCTCGGTGGCGGGCTGGAACGAAGGCGATCACCTCGCGCGCGCCGCCGAGGCCGCGGGCTTCGATCTCGCCGCGATGGATGCCGCGATCAGCGCCGACCCGGATCGCTACGAACAGGTGATCGCGGAAAACGAAAAGCACCACGCCGCCTCCGGCCATTGGGGCGTGCCGACCTTCGTGTTCGAGAACGAGCCGTTCTTCGGCCAGGACCGCATCGATCTGCTGGTGTGGCGCATGCAAAGCAAGGGACTGACGAAGCGGTAGCTTACTCCGCCACACGCACCGACTTGCCCGCCGCGGCCTCCGACCATTCGCCGACGACGCGGTCGAGATCGCAGAGATTTTGGTGCATCTGCTCCAGCGAGAAGCCGATGGCGAAGAAACGCTCGGCGGTGTCGCCGGAATGGCCGCGGATCAGGCCGTCCTGGCGCACCGCGGCGACCGCCTCGGCGTAGTGCTGAAGCGCGACGTGGACAGGATGGATCGGCGGCGCGCCGGCGCCCTGCCGCATGGCCGCGGCAGCCGATCGCAGGAAATGCGCGATAACGGTCGAGACTTCCGTCAACGGCCCCGCGAGCCGCGTCTGCACCTCGATCGGCAAAGGCACCACGGTGGCGCGGCCGATCATCACGACATCGTGGCGCAACCGCAGGACCGTTCGCAGCAGGGGGCCGGTGTCGGGCCCGCCCGACAGGCGCGCGGCGCGCTCGCGCTCGGCTTCGGCGCCAATCGCATTGAGCCCGACCATTGCGGTGCCGATGCCGTCCTGGATCCGGTGCAGCGCGTCGTTGTCGCGGCCGCGGGTGAGGCCCGCGAGCAGCTCGGTGAAGGCGTCCGCAATCAGCTCGAGCAGGATCGCCGCACTGGCACGGATCTGCCGTATCGCGCGTGACGGCAGCACCAGGAATGAGACCAGCAATCCCGTGATGGCGCCGACCCCGACCTCGCTGACGCGGTCGATCGCCGAAGTCATGGGATCGGAATGATGCATGGTCGGAACCAGCAGCACGATCACGGCTGTCACCGTGGCCGCACTCAAGCTCGGATTAATCGCGGCGATGAAGGCGAGCGGGGCGACGGACAGCACCAGCAATCCCAGAAGCCCGGCTTCGCTGGAGTAGGGGATCAGGATCGCGATGGCACCGCCATAGATGGCGCCGCCGATGGTGCCGAGCAAATAGTCGCGCGTCGCCTTCAGCGAGCGGCCGACGCTCATCTGGGTCACGATCAGCGAGGTCAGGACCGCCCAGAGCGGCAACAGCAGATGCAGCGCGGTGGCCAGCGCATAGGCCGCGGTCGCGGCCACCGTGACCCGGATCGCCAGGCCCAGCTGCGTCCGCCGCGACCTGACCAGTTCAAACAGCTTCCCCGCGAATGCCATGGTCAAACGTCCCGGTCCGATCCTCTTGCAGCCAAGCAAAAGCATGGCTGATGCCCGCGGCCGCAAGGCCGCTTGAAAGGCCAAATCAGCCCGCCTAACTTGCGCGCCAAAACGAGGAAACACGATGGCCCACGAAACCGCAACGCTCGCCGCCTATGTCTTCAATCTGAAATACCAGGATATTCCGGCGGAGGTGCTCGATCGCGCAAAAGTGCTGACGCTGGATTTCCTCGGCAGCGCGATCCGGGCCCGCAGCGAGGCGGAATCGACCCCGTCGATCCTGAAGATGCTGGAGGCGCTCGCTCTCGACACCAAGGGCGAATCCACCGTGTTCGGCGACACCAAGACCTGGACCCCGGCGGTCGCGGCACTGCTCAACGGCGCGCTCGGCCATTCCCTCGATTTCGACGACACCCATGCCGATTCCTCGCTGCATCCGAGTGCGCCGGTGGTTCCGGCCGCCTTCGCCGTCGGCGAGATGGTCGGTGCGTCCGGCCGCGACGTGCTGACCGCGATCGTCGCAGGCTATGAGGTTTGCTGCCGGCTCGGCAATGCGCTCGATCCGACCTCGCATTACGCACGCGGCTTCCACCCGACTGCGACCGCCGGCACCTATGGCGCGGCCGCGGCGGCGGGAAAATTGCTCGGGCTGTCCGAGCAGCAGATCATCGCTGCCTTCGGCGTCTCCGGCAGCCAGGCCGCGGGCTCGCTGCAATTCCTGGTCAACGGCGCCTGGAACAAGCGCTACCAGGTCGGCGCCGCCGCGATGAACGGCGTGATCGCCGCGACGCTGGCGCGCAACGATTTCGTCGGCTCGGCCGAATCGGTCGAAGGCAAGCACGGTCTGCTCGCCGGCTATACCGACGATCCGCATCCCGACAAGGCGGTCGCCGGGCTCGGCAACACCTATGAGACGATGAAGATCGGCGTGAAGCCGTATCCGAGCTGCCGCTACACCCATGCGGCGATCGACGCGCTGATCGCGATGCGGCGCGAGCACAATCTGACACCCGACCAGGTCAAGCGCGTCGAGATCGGCCTGCACCGCAACGGCATCACGCTGACCGGCGATGCCGCGACCAAGCGGCACCCGACCTCGATCGTCGGCGGCCAGTTCTCAATGTTCTTCACCGGCGCGCTCGCACTCGACCAGGGCTCGTTCGGCTGGGACGATTACAACCGCCTCGGCGACGCCGCCATCGACGCGCTCGCCAACAAGTTCGACGTGGTGCAGGACGATCGGCTCGAAGTCGGCCGCACGCACCCCTTCGGCGCGCGAGTCAGCATCACGACTGAGGATGGCGTGCATGAGCGGCTCTATGCCGATCCCTCCGGCGAGCCGAATTCGTTCCCGGACGCGCAGGCGATGCAGCAGAAGTTCCTGACACTGGCCCGGCCGGTGCTGAATGCACGGGCGGAAAAATTCGCCGACGCGATCATGACGCTGGAGCGATTCGATCGCGTCGCGCAGGCGACGGAGCTGGGGCGGTAATTAATAGAGTCGCGTTCGCGGTGCTCCACCCACCCCCGGAGGGTAAGTAGCACCTCAATTCACCCCTGCCATCTTCCCCTTCTCGCGCGTCGCTGCCACGACATCGCGGACGAGATCGAATACGCCGTCCGCTTGCGGCGGCGCGTTCGGCGAGCGGCCGAGGCGGACGATCACCAGCCGCTCCGACGGAATCACGATGGTGTATTGCCCGATCGTGCCCTTGGCGAAGAAGGCATCGCGCGGCCAGCCGTGTGTGATGCGAAACTTCGCGCCAAAACTGTTGCCCTGATTGGTCCAGAAGCCAGCGCCGATGCCGACCCAGGCGTTCGGCGTGGCCGTCGCGGAATAGTTCACCCAGCCCTCCGGCAGGATGCGTTTGCCGCCAGCGACGCCGTCATTGAGATAGAGCTGGCCGAAGCGCGCCCAGTCGCGCGCGGATGCGAGCATCTCGCTCGATCCTTCGATCGTGCCCGAGCCATCGAGCTGGAGCGTGACATGGCGCATGCCGAGCGGGGCAAACAATTCACGGCGCGCGAAGCGCAGCGCGTCTGCGGGACTGCCGCCCGCAGCAACGCGGATCAGATGCGAGAGGATGAGGGTGTTGCCGTCGTGATAGTTCCACGCCGTGCCGGGCACGGTCTTGAGCGGGATGCTCGCGGCATAGGCGGCCATGTCGGCCTCCACGAACTTCATCCGGTTGACCGGTTCGAAGGCCGAGCCAAGCGAGGCCTCCAGTGAGCTGCCAAGCGCAAGGCCCGCAGTGTGCCGCAACAACTGATCGAGGGTGATGGCATGACGTGGATCGTCAGGATTTCTCCACGCGGCGACCGGTGCGGGCCCGTCGAGCTTCAATTTGCCCTGACGCACCAGCACGCCTGTCAGCGCCGAAATCACCGACTTCGTCATGGAGAAGCCGAGCAGCTGTGTCTCCGGTCCGATGCCGTCGGCGTAGCGCTCGGCGATGATGCGGCCGGCCTTCATCACGACGATGGCGCGGGTGCGGCGGTGAGGCGGCTGTGCGGGTTCGGTGAAGGCGCGGTCGAGCGCGGCTGACAGTCCCTCGCTTTGCGGCGACACCAGTCCCGGACCGGCGATCTCGGGGAGCAACGCCGTCTGCTTGTCGTCGGGCGGCAGCGCGACGTCGGTGATCCCCTCGCCGTGCTCCAGCGTGCAGCCGAGTCCTTCGCGATAGACGGCATGGCTGCGGCCGATCCCGAACAGGGTCACCGTGACATCCTTGCGCGCGCGGTCGATTTGCAAATCCATCGCCCAGGTCAGGAGGCCGGTGCCCGGCATCGCGTCGGTGGTTTCGGCGAGGTCGCGCATGGGATCGAGGCCGGAGACGAAGGTCTCCGAGCAGAGCCTGTCGGCGATGAAGCCGGTCGCAACCTTCGGCACGTCGCGGGCGCGCGCCGCGCCGAACGCGAGGCCGGCACAGGCGATGGCGGTGGTGGCGAGGATGATCTTGCGGCGACGGGTCACGGGCTTTCTCCGGCTTCGGGGCGAGTGCGGGAGAGCAGGCCGGAGATCGGCGATACGCGCTCGCCGGATTTAAAAAATGACAACGTCGAAACTGACGGAAACTAGCCGATTTCGAAATTCCTATGTGATTCCAATAGGCTAAAAATCTACGCCGCGGTCACCTTGAGACGCCGGTATTCGGTCGGCGTCACACCCGTCACCGCCTTGAACGCGCGGTTGAAGGGGCCGAGCGACTGGAAGCCCGCATCCATCGCGATGGTGATGACGGGGACCTCGGCCTGTGCGGGATCGGCCAGCGCGGCCTTGGCCTCCTCGATGCGGTGGTTGTTCAGGAACACATTGAAGTTGCGGTAGCCGAGCCGCTGGTTGATCAACCGGCGCAGCCGATATTCCGGGATTTTCAGCCGGCCAGCGAGCACCCCGATGGTGATGTTCTCGTGGCGATAGATCCGCTCGTCCGCCATCAGGCGCATCAGGGCGTCGATGAGCTTTTGGTCGGCAGCATCCTCGGTCGCAGGCTGACTGAAAACAATCGGTGGTTCGGGCTCCGCTGTGGCCGGAAACAGGTCCGCTCCGTCCACGCGCATCATGGCATAGACGATCGCCGCAACAGTACAGGTGAGCGCGCCGGCACTGACGGTTTCGGCGACATCGCCGACGTGGTAGCCGGCGGCGGCGATCTGGAGCACAGCGTTCAACCCGCCATAGAGCGCGATGGCGCAGACGACGAAGACGCGAGCGCTGCGGCGGCGCTCGACCAGGTCGGCCGGCCAGGAGGCGATCATCTGCCCGACAGCAAGCACGATGAAACCGAGCACGATCAGATTGACCACCGTCACCGAGAACCGCACATAGCCGCTGGGCGCAATCCAGACGCAGCCTGCGAAGCTGAAGGCCGCCACCAGCGCCCAGATGCATCCGTGCCACCAGCGGAGGCGAAATTCGTCGTCGAACAGGGAGCGCGTGAACAGCCAGAACACCACGATGTCGCCGGTCGACAGCGCGATCAGCGGCGCGTGCAGGAGCGGGATCGGTGACGTGACATCCACCGAATAGCTCGCCGCATGCGCGGCCGAACCGAGGGCAAAGGCGGTGGCGAGACGGGCCGCCAGCACGTTGCGGAAATCGGACACCAGCGACGTCGCCAGCATCAGCAGCAGCGCGACGGATGCAGCGCGGAAGGCAAGCTCGGTTGCGGCAAGTGTCATCGGGTGATGCGATCGTTCGCGGTTGAGGCCAGCTGAACATCCTTCGTCAGACCGCGCTTTTCAAGATGGATCGCGCAGAATGAGGCGGTCTCGATCCCGGCACCGTTGAGCTCGACCAGATTTGCGCCCGGCTTGATCGGAGAAACCATCGCCCGCTCCGGTTTCCAGATTAGGTATCGCCGATATCGCGCGATGTCGGCAAATAGGCCATCGCGGCAAGGCGGGGGCGCCGCGACGGACACGTCAAATCCTGTTACGATCGCCGCATATACAGAAGGAATCCACCATGAGCTGGCAACCCTCCAACGATCCCGTGCTCGGCGATCCCACGTCCTGCGATGCGCTCGATCTCGTCGTCGTGCCGCGGACGCGCGACCTCGGCGACGGCTTTCAGGTACGGCGCGCACTGCCGCATGGCAAGCGGCAGATGGTCGGCCCATTCATCTTCTTCGATCATTTCGGGCCGGTGCAATTCGTCTCCGGCAAGGGCATGGACGTGCGGCCGCATCCGCATATCGGGCTCGCCACCGTCACCTATCTGTTCGACGGCGCGATCATGCATCGCGACAGCGAGGGCAACGTGCAGGAGATCCAGCCCGGCGCGATGAACCTGATGACGGCCGGGCGCGGCATCGCGCATTCCGAGCGTACGCCGGAGGTGCAACGCGCCTCGGGCCAGAAGATGCTCGGCCTGCAAAGCTGGATCGCGCTGCCGGCAGGCTCCGAAGAGATCGCGCCGTCGTTCCAGCACTACGGCTCGGGCGACCTGCCTGTTATCTCCGAGCGCGACTTCACCGCGAAGGTGATCGCGGGCTCATCGTTCGGCATCACCTCGCCCGTGTCGATGGTCTCGCCCTGGTTCTACACCGAGGTCACGGCCGTGGAAGGCGCGAGCGTGCCGCTCGACCCCGATCATGAGGAGCGCGCGATCTATATCGTCGACGGCGAGGTCGAGATCGCGAACGAGCGTTACGAGGCGCCGCGGCTGCTGATCTTCCGCCCGGGCGACCGCATCACCGTGAAGGCCGTGAGGCCCACCCGGATGATGTTTCTCGGCGGCGATGCGCTGGAAGGGCCGCGCCACGTCTGGTGGAATTTCGTCTCCTCCAGCAAGGAGCGGATCGAGCAGGCCAAGCAGGACTGGAAAACCGGCCGTTTCGCTGCAGTTCCGCAGGAACATGAGTTCATTCCGCTGCCGGAATAGGCTAATCCGGTTGCCGGCCGTGCCATCAGTCGCGGCCGGAAGTCCTGCCTGAAAGCCAAGTCTGCGAAAGCTTTGCGATGACCACCATGCTCTCCAGCGACCTGCCCCTGCCCAAGATCGGACGCGGCAAGGTGCGCGATATCTACGCCGTCGACGACGACCGCCTGCTGCTCGTCACCACCGATCGCATCAGCGCCTTCGACGTCGTGATGGGTGAGACCATCCCGATGAAGGGCGCGGTGCTGACGCAGATCAGCGCGTTCTGGTTCAACGAGCTCGAGGGTGTGGTCCCGCACCACATGATCAGCGCCGACACCGACGAGATCATCGCAGCCGTGCCGGCGTTGAAGCCGCACCGTGCCGAGCTTCTCGGCCGCGCCATGCTCTGCAAGCGCACCACCGTATTCCCGATCGAATGCGTGATCCGCGGCTATCTCTCGGGTTCGGCCTGGAAGGAATACGCCGCCAGCGGCACGCTCGCCGGCGAGAAGCTGAAGGCGGGCCTCGTCGAGAGCGAGAAGCTCGAGCCCTCGATCTTCAGCCCGGCAACCAAGGCCGAGACCGGCCATGACGAGAACATCACCATCGCGCGGATGCGCGAGGTGGTCGGGGAGGAGACCGCCTACACGCTCGAGAGCATGACACGCGCGATCTACACGCTCGGCGAGGAGCTGGCGCGCGAGCAGGGCATCATCATCGCCGACACCAAGTTCGAGTTCGGCCGCGACAAGGACGGCCGCATCATCCTGATCGACGAGGTGATGACGCCGGATTCCT encodes the following:
- a CDS encoding DUF2867 domain-containing protein, which encodes MIGTVHEVTPDVDAGTVLAGAQFIDAFRVGIGAAAVNAREACTRMVLHGPRWIDVLIRLRNILVSPFGLKTSGEGAPAPGGLIGLFPVLNETPERLVAGFDDSHLDFRIVVDVAGTAADRQVTSTTLVRTHNLLGRTYLALIMPFHKLVVRAMMRRIAEPADDPVS
- a CDS encoding MmgE/PrpD family protein, encoding MAHETATLAAYVFNLKYQDIPAEVLDRAKVLTLDFLGSAIRARSEAESTPSILKMLEALALDTKGESTVFGDTKTWTPAVAALLNGALGHSLDFDDTHADSSLHPSAPVVPAAFAVGEMVGASGRDVLTAIVAGYEVCCRLGNALDPTSHYARGFHPTATAGTYGAAAAAGKLLGLSEQQIIAAFGVSGSQAAGSLQFLVNGAWNKRYQVGAAAMNGVIAATLARNDFVGSAESVEGKHGLLAGYTDDPHPDKAVAGLGNTYETMKIGVKPYPSCRYTHAAIDALIAMRREHNLTPDQVKRVEIGLHRNGITLTGDAATKRHPTSIVGGQFSMFFTGALALDQGSFGWDDYNRLGDAAIDALANKFDVVQDDRLEVGRTHPFGARVSITTEDGVHERLYADPSGEPNSFPDAQAMQQKFLTLARPVLNARAEKFADAIMTLERFDRVAQATELGR
- a CDS encoding phosphoribosylaminoimidazolesuccinocarboxamide synthase, which translates into the protein MTTMLSSDLPLPKIGRGKVRDIYAVDDDRLLLVTTDRISAFDVVMGETIPMKGAVLTQISAFWFNELEGVVPHHMISADTDEIIAAVPALKPHRAELLGRAMLCKRTTVFPIECVIRGYLSGSAWKEYAASGTLAGEKLKAGLVESEKLEPSIFSPATKAETGHDENITIARMREVVGEETAYTLESMTRAIYTLGEELAREQGIIIADTKFEFGRDKDGRIILIDEVMTPDSSRFWAVDAYKPGQPQASFDKQPLRDYLDVERHAGRWNGDAPPPPLPASVVEATSKRYLEAYRRVTGTELKI
- a CDS encoding FUSC family protein, encoding MAFAGKLFELVRSRRTQLGLAIRVTVAATAAYALATALHLLLPLWAVLTSLIVTQMSVGRSLKATRDYLLGTIGGAIYGGAIAILIPYSSEAGLLGLLVLSVAPLAFIAAINPSLSAATVTAVIVLLVPTMHHSDPMTSAIDRVSEVGVGAITGLLVSFLVLPSRAIRQIRASAAILLELIADAFTELLAGLTRGRDNDALHRIQDGIGTAMVGLNAIGAEAERERAARLSGGPDTGPLLRTVLRLRHDVVMIGRATVVPLPIEVQTRLAGPLTEVSTVIAHFLRSAAAAMRQGAGAPPIHPVHVALQHYAEAVAAVRQDGLIRGHSGDTAERFFAIGFSLEQMHQNLCDLDRVVGEWSEAAAGKSVRVAE
- a CDS encoding MATE family efflux transporter, whose protein sequence is MLDTVRHQSQPQAGVPPNHLAEEFVETLRLAVPMMLTQLGQIAMITTDLAMIGHLGENAVAAAALAHTVYFVSFTFGLGLVTAVSPLAAQAFGAGDVKRLRHALRVGLWVSFLISLPMMASPLYGERILLALGQAPQSAAFAQRYLNGLAWGIAPALGFIALRSMMSAVNRPQAPLWITLAAIPVNAVLVYALIHGLFGLPELGLFGAGLATTIVNLGTFLAALAIAAWRKPFADYQPLARLWRIDWPLMRQLIAIGAPISFSLLLEYGLFSSAALLMGLISTTALAAHQIALQVTAVLFMVPLGIGMAATVRVGHAFGRNDQAAVRRAGLVATLLGITFVSALTVAIIFGRYELGRLFFGRGETGAATVELTATLLLVGATFFIADALQTIMGGALRGINDTRMTLVFAAIGYWCVGFPIAWWLAFHADLGAVGVWIGLSIGSFVYAGLLILRFRMLTRRVAA
- a CDS encoding pirin family protein, which produces MSWQPSNDPVLGDPTSCDALDLVVVPRTRDLGDGFQVRRALPHGKRQMVGPFIFFDHFGPVQFVSGKGMDVRPHPHIGLATVTYLFDGAIMHRDSEGNVQEIQPGAMNLMTAGRGIAHSERTPEVQRASGQKMLGLQSWIALPAGSEEIAPSFQHYGSGDLPVISERDFTAKVIAGSSFGITSPVSMVSPWFYTEVTAVEGASVPLDPDHEERAIYIVDGEVEIANERYEAPRLLIFRPGDRITVKAVRPTRMMFLGGDALEGPRHVWWNFVSSSKERIEQAKQDWKTGRFAAVPQEHEFIPLPE
- a CDS encoding 2-hydroxychromene-2-carboxylate isomerase translates to MTLSVDLFFSFRSPFSYLALPKTLKLVKEYDLAVNLRPVYPLAVRVPGFFKKANPQFARYVVLDSRRVAEHEGIAFRFPRPDPIVQDMTTLDVAAEQPYIHRLTRLGALAQLEGRSLAFTDAIARVLWDGSVAGWNEGDHLARAAEAAGFDLAAMDAAISADPDRYEQVIAENEKHHAASGHWGVPTFVFENEPFFGQDRIDLLVWRMQSKGLTKR
- a CDS encoding helix-turn-helix domain-containing protein translates to MTLAATELAFRAASVALLLMLATSLVSDFRNVLAARLATAFALGSAAHAASYSVDVTSPIPLLHAPLIALSTGDIVVFWLFTRSLFDDEFRLRWWHGCIWALVAAFSFAGCVWIAPSGYVRFSVTVVNLIVLGFIVLAVGQMIASWPADLVERRRSARVFVVCAIALYGGLNAVLQIAAAGYHVGDVAETVSAGALTCTVAAIVYAMMRVDGADLFPATAEPEPPIVFSQPATEDAADQKLIDALMRLMADERIYRHENITIGVLAGRLKIPEYRLRRLINQRLGYRNFNVFLNNHRIEEAKAALADPAQAEVPVITIAMDAGFQSLGPFNRAFKAVTGVTPTEYRRLKVTAA
- a CDS encoding serine hydrolase domain-containing protein, which translates into the protein MTRRRKIILATTAIACAGLAFGAARARDVPKVATGFIADRLCSETFVSGLDPMRDLAETTDAMPGTGLLTWAMDLQIDRARKDVTVTLFGIGRSHAVYREGLGCTLEHGEGITDVALPPDDKQTALLPEIAGPGLVSPQSEGLSAALDRAFTEPAQPPHRRTRAIVVMKAGRIIAERYADGIGPETQLLGFSMTKSVISALTGVLVRQGKLKLDGPAPVAAWRNPDDPRHAITLDQLLRHTAGLALGSSLEASLGSAFEPVNRMKFVEADMAAYAASIPLKTVPGTAWNYHDGNTLILSHLIRVAAGGSPADALRFARRELFAPLGMRHVTLQLDGSGTIEGSSEMLASARDWARFGQLYLNDGVAGGKRILPEGWVNYSATATPNAWVGIGAGFWTNQGNSFGAKFRITHGWPRDAFFAKGTIGQYTIVIPSERLVIVRLGRSPNAPPQADGVFDLVRDVVAATREKGKMAGVN